GCTGACGCCTGCCCGGTGCTGGAAGGTTAAGGGGAGCGGTTAGGAGCAATCCGAAGCTGTGAACCGAAGCCCCAGTAAACGGCGGCCGTAACTATAACGGTCCTAAGGTAGCGAAATTCCTTGTCAGGTAAATTCTGACCCGCACGAATGGCGTAACGACTTGGGCGCTGTCTCAACGAGAGATCCGGTGAAATTTTAATACCTGTGAAGATGCAGGTTACCCGCGACAAGACGGAAAGACCCCATGGAGCTTTACTGCAGCTTGATATTGAATTTGGGTACGATCTGTACAGGATAGGTGGGAGCCGTAGAGGCAGGAGCGCAAGCTTCTGCGGAGGCGCCGTTGGGATACCACCCTGATCGTATCTAGGTTCTAACCTAGTGCCCTCATCGGGTACGGGGACCGTGTCAGGCGGGCAGTTTGACTGGGGCGGTCGCCTCCTAAAGAGTAACGGAGGCGTTCAAAGGTTCCCTCAGAATGGTTGGAAATCATTCGCAGAGTGCAAAGGCATAAGGGAGCTTGACTGCGAGACCTACAAGTCGAGCAGGGACGAAAGTCGGACTTAGTGATCCGGTGGTACCGCATGGAAGGGCCATCGCTCAACGGATAAAAGCTACCCTGGGGATAACAGGCTTATCTCCCCCAAGAGTCCACATCGACGGGGAGGTTTGGCACCTCGATGTCGGCTCATCGCATCCTGGGGCTGAAGTAGGTCCCAAGGGTTGGGCTGTTCGCCCATTAAAGCGGTACGCGAGCTGGGTTCAGAACGTCGTGAGACAGTTCGGTCCCTATCTGTCGTGGGCGCAGGAAATTTGAGAGGAGCTGTCCTTAGTACGAGAGGACCGGGATGGACGTACCGCTGGTGCATCAGTTGTTCCGCCAGGAGCATGGCTGAGTAGCTACGTACGGACGGGATAAGCGCTGAAAGCATCTAAGCGTGAAGCCCCCCTCAAGATGAGATTTCCCAATTAGTAAGACCCCTTGAAGACGACGAGGTAGATAGGTTGGAGGTGGAAGTGCAGCAATGCATGGAGCTGACCAATACTAATCGGTCGAGGGCTTATCCAAAAGTTACCCCAAAAAGTGAAGATGAAGCTGACGAAGCGGATTCCGAGTACTTTCCGGGGGCCCCGTAAGAAGGGCAGACGCAGATTCGTTTCGGATTCAGTTTTCAGGCGATCAAGCCTGGCAGGATGTTAAACCGATGGTTTGATATTTTCTGTAGCGATTTCGAGAAGCGTAGGCTTCGAAAAATCATGTTTGGTGGCGATAGCGGAGGGGTTCCACACGTACCCATCCCGAACACGACCGTTAAGCCCTCCAGCGCCGATGGTACTTGGACCGAAGGGTCCTGGGAGAGTAGGACGTTGCCAAGCACACATGAGCCATTGTTGAGCAATCGACAGTGGTTTTTTTGCGTGCGGGCAGGGCTGTGGAAAAGCTGTGGATAGATTTCAGTAAGTGCAGAAAAGTTGCGCACATGTGGATACCTTTGCAGGAACAAAATGATCCCCGGATGTTGGGGGCATAACGCATAATATTGTGGACGAGTCAAGAAAAAACATAAGTAATACACCGATTTTGTGGATAAAAAGTGAATATTGTGGATAGATAAAATGTAATCGTGGATAACTCGTTTGAGCCGGAAAGAAACTTTTTCCGGTTTTTTGCTTTGCTGTGCAAAAGCTGTGGATAACTATTCTTTTTGCAGCTGATGGCAAGCCTTTATTAGCATCCGGGGGCTTTGCTTGTTATACTCACTGGTAAGCAGATAGCTGGAGCTAATTTATGGAATGTAACGGGGGGAACAGAATGGAAATCAGGCAATTACGTGCCGGAGAATTTGAGGACAGCCTGAGCTTGTCCGAATATGCTTTTAAGTATAAGGTTTCTGCAGAAGATAGAGTACGCGCCAAAGAGAATTTCAAACCGGAAGAAACCTGGGCGATTTTTGAAGGGGACAGCATCGGTGCGAAGCTGACGCTTCTTCCGTTACAGGTATATATACAAGGCAAGCCCGTTTCGATGGGGGGCATCGCCGGTGTAGCTACTTGGCCGGAGAACCGCCGGCAGGGTTATGTAGCCCATCTGCTGACCCATGCGCTCGAGACGATGAACGAAGCCGGTCAGACGTTGTCCTTTTTGCATCCGTTCCTGATTCCTTTTTACCGTAAATTCGGCTGGGAGATCTACTGTGAATATAAGAAGTACACTCTTCCTGTAGGGAAGTTCCCGCACAAGACGGAGATTAAGGGCAGTGTGAAGCGCGATTCTCCTGATCTTGCAGTATTCCAGCAGCTGTACGACCAATTCGCCATGAGGTATAACGGGACTCTCCAGCGCAGCGACACCTGGTGGAAGGAAAGTGTGCTCGATGACGACACGCATTCCTGTGTGTATTATTCCGAGCAGGGTGAACCGCAGGGCTATGTGCTGTATAAAATAGTGCAGCAGGAGCTGGTCATAGATGAGTTCATCTATGGGAACGAGCTTGCCCGCCAGGGCTTGTGGAGCTTCCTGGCCAATCATGACTCCATGATTACGGCTGCACAGCTGAAGCTGGTGCCTGCTGACGATATTCTGCCTTTTCTCCTTCCTGATCCGCGGATTGCGCAGGA
The sequence above is a segment of the Paenibacillus sp. FSL R7-0204 genome. Coding sequences within it:
- a CDS encoding GNAT family N-acetyltransferase is translated as MEIRQLRAGEFEDSLSLSEYAFKYKVSAEDRVRAKENFKPEETWAIFEGDSIGAKLTLLPLQVYIQGKPVSMGGIAGVATWPENRRQGYVAHLLTHALETMNEAGQTLSFLHPFLIPFYRKFGWEIYCEYKKYTLPVGKFPHKTEIKGSVKRDSPDLAVFQQLYDQFAMRYNGTLQRSDTWWKESVLDDDTHSCVYYSEQGEPQGYVLYKIVQQELVIDEFIYGNELARQGLWSFLANHDSMITAAQLKLVPADDILPFLLPDPRIAQENYPYFMARIVNAKAFVENMTFNMPEGDRERVLYIEDKHAVWNNGLWRWTVSEQGEATLTRIQGERSEAGLECSIGTLTVLLMGYKRPLQAAGYEQLSGTAEAIAWLEALIPQAETALFDFF